The Camelina sativa cultivar DH55 chromosome 16, Cs, whole genome shotgun sequence sequence ACATCACGGTTACCAACCTGACTTTTTACACTTAACAGTGGCGAAAAGACTACTACTAAGGAATGGCCTATGTTGCTTGAGATCAAGGGCAGAGTCAGAGTAGACGCATTTGAGAAGTTTGTTCGAGAGCTCCCAAATTCCAGGAGTCGTGCTGTTATGGTATTATCTAACGTTTACCTTATATCCTGACTCTACCCGTTTTTGTGCACATTCATAGATAGCTGTCTGCTTGGTTAAAATAGAAGTCCTTGTTGTGTCTGATAATTGTTAAGAGTTTACACATTGTGTTTTGAGCCCTTGCAAAAACTCTATTATCCATCGTGGGTATTATAAAGCTTGGTTTTGTGATTCAGGTTGTGTCTTTCATCTGCAGAGGGGAGTGCTCAAATACagaacaagaaaacattgcCGAGGTATGAGTCCTAGTAGTTAATCAAGATTCTGTGTAGATGTGTTTTATCCGAAACAAAGAATCGATTAAAAACTTGAtatatttgaacctttttaaataaatgtttgatttaaaaattgATATCTATACTGAAACTGAACCTGTACAAACTGATTGATTTTAATTAGGTTCTTGTTTTTCACGAACCAAGGTTATGTGGATGTCTGGATAAGTAACAAATTTGGGAAATGTGAATTCGTTTTTTCACAGGTGGTGGATTTGTACGTTAAAGATGAGAGGGTTGGTTACGTAGAACCAGCTTCAGGAGTTGAGCTTTACCTTTGCCCAACCGGTGGCAGAACTGCCGAGATTCTAAACAAGATTGTTCCGAGAAACCAACTTGATTTCTTGAAATCTTTAAATGATGGTCTTATAGGTGTTGTTGTATGGAGAAGACCACAAATTAAAAAAGCACCATTATATAACTCTCACAAGAACCACCGTGAAAAGGATTATTCATTAACCACACTTAATATTTCTCGTTACAATAACATGCGACAGGTCAACCATGATGATGTAGATGATGTGCCACCGGGGTTTGGTCCAGTGACCATGGCTCGGGATGATGACGATGACTTGCCTgaatttaactatttttctGGTGGAGATGTAATCATGAACCGGACACGCCGGTCTGAATCTGTAAGAGAGCTTATTCAAAAATATGGAAAATCAGAACCTTTGTGGAACCAAAGTTTTAATGATGACAATGACATACTACCAGAGTGGCAGCCTCAACAGAGCCAGAGACTTGGCCTTAATGATGTTGATGGTGGCTTAGTGGTTAGACCACGTCATGAGTGGTGGCCGAATCATGCTGGCGGAGGATATTagttacatttttgtttcaccttagcgattttgttttgtttttgtctctcaAGTTTGAAATTGTTTTCTATCAGTGAACTTTGAATTGATCATAAGATGGGTCTTTGTGGCCCGCTAATCTATTGCTCTTTGCAGTATAGTGttcaatatatttcttttgatcACTCCTAATGTTCTAAagttaattactaaaatttagTCACTCTAGTCAATAAAatgcagagaaagaagaacaaacgGAAGCGAACCAGAAGTATGCGAATCCAGCGGTTAAGTCGAATTATGttgccttcttttttttttgtacaaaatgTTGCCTTCttctaaaatttgaaatgagccCTTTATTCTACCTttctaatataaataaaatagataactttcctacTTGTTGAATTGTACACGTAcgtaaatccaaaaaaatataaggttcattaactaaaattttagtaaGCCAAATGACTAATGAGCTATTAATGATATagtcttctttcttattttgaatCTTAAATTATTCAAATCGCCTGtaagtctttttaaaaaatgatccTCAAAATTAACGAAATTGTTTGGCCATGGTACATTTGCACCACTCTATCACTCTTGGAACCGCTCTGGTGGCTGTGCTAGTATAGTTACTGTGTTATCACTAGATTCAAGTCTCCATCAGATACATAATACATTGCCTTGCCTGCTCTTCTTTGACAACTACACTCATCATCTAAAATAATAGTTGGTCTTCATTTTTGCacttttggtaaaaatatccCATAAATGCTTTAAAAAGGATGATTTTAACTTGATTTTCTAGATTAAAAGATAATGTATTGTTTGAAAGAGAGCAAATCTTGCtcaattaaaaattttggtctGCCAACAGTTTATTAGATGTTAGAAAACTTTACTAGAAAATACTATAATTGACAAGAGAAATAGCATACTCcgagtaaatgtaatttttgtCAAAATCTTTTAGTAATGCCAAGTATGCCAACAGTCTAGCAAGTGTCTACAACTACAACTGAGTTAGTGTCCCCTTTATAAATCATGCCAAAACAAATGGATTATTATGGATTTTGCTACTTTTCATTCCAATTATTTTGAGtatgtcatttttttcaaatattttagatttaccACTTTtgctcattttaaatatatatatttggagagttctctctcttctctctctcaatttttgagagagaaaaactCTCATCTAGGGTTTCCTCCGACGGCTGGTATGTTCCGGCACGGTtgtcaaatatttaaaatatatatatttgtgaatgttttttttgttgttaaaatacATGTTTCATAACAAATAAactcaaacataatatgtaaaattgtgttgtaaaatcttttttttttttattatttttgacaacAAAGGACAATAttggctcaaacaagccaataggaaggaacattgtttacataaatAACTAAGTGCGGAACAGTGCAAACATGTCGCGCcaaattatccgctttaccattctgagagcgAGTGATgtgaaacaatgaaaaagaagcaaattcCTCTCTATCTGCCATTATGTCCTCCAGATAAGGCGTAAAAgctggccactcggaaggcgaagacaccatcttcactaagtcggaGCAGTCGGTAAGAAAGACGACAGATTGGTGATCCGCTCCAATCATGCAGCGCATCGCCCAGATAAGGGTTTCAACCTTGGCATGAAGAGGGGATAGACTACGGCGAAGGTTGGCAGCTCCCATAGTAGGGGCGTCAGCTCAGGATGACATACAAAACCATCCTCTACCCGCATAACGatctgttgctttccaagaaccatctacaaaacaaatacaactcGACAAAGACCTAGAAAAACCCAAACCCCCGCTTCCACAAGGGCCAGTTGTATTGGTATTATCCGAAGCTAATATCATATCCTCCGTCTATGCCAAAAACCATGCTTTTGCCTCATCTTCCGCTAACCGTAAGATCGTAAGGGGGTTCGAATCCAGATTACTGAAAAGTTTATCATTACGTGCTTTCAATCTTCCGTCTTGTGttgtaaaatcttgaaaaatgaCAAATCCGTAAAAGTTTGgcaaaaaatgacaaaatccACAAATACACTAAGAAATGTGGCTTTTTCATAAGTGATCCAGAAATGATATATACTATAGTCTTATAtgttaatttacttttattacccattttcaaattgtttctgaCCAATTAAACTAGTTTCCCAAACGAGTGATTCAAGAGAggtatttttactttttatctcGGTCTGGATattatttttactgtttttaattttttattttcaacgaGTGGCTGGGATTCGGATTCCTCTGTTGAATGGGGTTTCACAAAAATTGGGTAGCAGTGGTGGATTTGACGAATGTgatttagggttagggttttgtctgCATGCCCCCTTACTCGGATCATGGTGTCTCCGAAGCATCTAGAATTATATTCATCCGGTGGTGCTGCTGACTCCGACGATACCTTCTCCAAGCAAATTTCACCGCGGAATCCTTCCTCAAAGCGTGCCGCTGCTTCCGAcgcagcagaagaagaagcgactaagaaaaagaagaagaagaagaagaagaagaagacgacgacaaAATTGGGTTCGCCGTTGTTCATCCGGATCTGGAACGAGGAAGATGAACTCGCTGTCTTAAAGGTTCCTCCTCCTTTTACTGCATTTACTTATTGATTGGATTGTGTATTGTGATTCCTGAAACCCTCATTTCAAATTCTCAGGGATTAGTTGATTACAGAGCTAAGACAGGGTTCCAAAGCAAAATCGATTGGGATGCTTTTTATCGTTTCCTCGGAAGTTCAATCGCTGAGAAATTCTCCAAGGAGCAGGTTTTGGGTAAGATCAGGAAGTTGAAAAGGAGATTCCTTGTTCACTTGGAGAAGATCAATCAAGGTTGTGATCCCAAGTTTACTAGGTCTAGTGATTCTGAAGCCTTTGGGTTTTCCATGATGATTTGGGGACAAAATGAAGTtggtcatgatgatgatgatggaatgGATAAAGAGATGTTGAAGGACCAGGAGGAACCCTTGAATGGGGAAGAGATGTTCAAGGCGCACGAGGATGTGGCTAATACTGAACGCTTAAATGAGAATGGGGCAGCCAAAGTAACGGAGACTGCTGGAAAAGAGAGtcatgacgatgatgatgatgagttatGCGCTGTGCGAGATGCATTTGAGACTGTTATGTCGCAAGGTTTAAGTGGTTATCAAAAGAAGCTGCAGCTTGAGAAGCTGATGAACATTGGAAATTGTAAAAGAAGAGAGTTGAGCGATGAGTGGAAAGCGTTATGTGTTGAGGAAAGAAAATTGAATATCAAGAAGCTCAGATTTTCAGCCAAGCTTGCAGAAGCAGCAAATGATGGCTAGATGAAACCAAGAAGCCCTTTTCGCATTCTGTCGTGTTTAGTTTCCTAGTAGTCATAAGTTTGGACTGTTCAGTGTAGTTATCTTTTGTTCTGTTGCTGATCTACGTGAGAAAGTTTTGTGTAAAATAATCTAGTTTCTCCTGAAGTATCCACATGAATCATGTCCTTTGTTGGATATAGTTTGGTTACATATTCCATAACATCTAGTGGCACCAATCAGTCAATGAAGTGTCATACCATTTTATATTCACTAACAAAAGGTATTTACAAtgtaattttacattttttaacaCTAAAAAGGGGCCAAAAGAAGTGAACAAAGAAACACCtgaccaaataataaaataatttttcttgtcGGTAGTCACCAAACCCAGCAATTCACAATGGCACTTCCTCTGCAACAAACGGCTTATCCAGATGAATCCGACAGAGGAAGAAACAAAGCTTTAGTCTTGTGATGTTGCGGAGTATTCAAAAAGCAAACGTTTTGAAGGTGCAGATTGCAGAAGGACACGCAAGCGGCTCGTGAGCTGATAGATAAGTGTCCATTGCATTGCCATTTCAGAATCCTTCATCTGTCTTACCACAGAGGCCTGTAGAGATAAAAGACAGCAAGAACCGGTTGGTACTTATTTTGGTAGTTTTAAAATGAAGTTGCAaatggagaagagagaagatctATGTGTTTATGCCTGACCTGAAGACGTTTTCCAAGCTGCACTTCAACTTCTGTTCCAAATGATATGTTGCTTGCCAGAGACTTGAGAGGATCCACAGTTGGATCAACAGAGAGTAAACTTGGGATTTGTGGGGCATACACCAGCCTCCATCTCGCCTGACCAAACTCTCCTTTTCCTTCTATCCTTGGCATTATGGTTTCAAGTGTTGCGGTtgcaagttttttaaaagcaagtTGTCCATCTCCTTCTAATATAGATTCTGCTAATTGGCTCTCAAACACCTTTGCAGCCTGCGAGAGTGAGATTAAAAACAGATATTTCATCAAGAAAAAAAACGCAACAACATTTCCAAATTTCAGCTCCATTTTAACTTTCTTACCTCGGAAGGTGAGAGAGCATCCTGTTCAACAGAACGAGTTGAAGTCACCACAAGTTTGTCCTGCCAATTGCTGGCACGACTTTGGATCCTAAATTGCCATTCTGAACCAACTAAGGCTAAATCTAGTTGAGGATCTAGTCCATGTTCAGGCTCAAATTTTGCAACGTTGAGATGCTCCCTCTTCAAACGAACCTgtgtttagaaaacaaaatagatgttGATTACTTGAAGACAGCTTGGCTTTGCAAGAAATTATGGAATGATTGAATTTACCACATAAGATCAAAAGAGATATTTAGACAAAACCTGAGTAGCCACAAGATTAACATCTCCATTCTCGAATGTTAGGACACCCTTTGGCTTGATAAATTTTGGATGAGCCATGCCATCAAGTTCAAGCTCACCACTAACAGcaaaattaagaattaaagGATATACTATCCTCAGCTCTGGTCCTAAAACAAGTTTCATATCACTCAGACGGATGTCCATATTTGGGTTCATTTTcacttcttcaatctccttTTCAACAGAATTTGATTTACCTGTTGCGGGCAAAACAAGCAGAGATCATTACAAAGTTTTACCTACAAAGTCAAGAtactaaaaagaaataaaaatcatagaATTTTGCTACTATATAGATAAGTTACCAGCAGACTGGGAGAATTTCATCCCTGAAGACGCCCGCTCTGTACCAAAAAATCGAGCAAAATATCTTGAAGAAACAGCTTGATTAATAGCAGTACCTGGAATCCTATATTGATTGGCTGCCAATCTATTTAAAGGGGCAGCTCCACCACCCTTATCATGAGGCAGATAAGCTTCTCCTTGGCTTAATTTAATATTCCCTGAAATAGTTGGCTGCAACATTGATCCAGTAATTTGCAGCTGAGTATCAACCTGCCCACTGATATGGCAACAGGATAACTCTCATAAGGAATTAGAAATTGTAATAAGCTCAGTAACATGAGTCTCGAAGAGAAGAATGGAAGAAACCTAGACGATGCAGTATCTCAACATGCGGTTACcagaagaggaaaaaatataaattaaccaACAGTGATAAGTATGTACCCCTCAGGATATATCAATAgttaaagtaagaaaaataaattaaaattatgaactACAGGCTTGAAAAGATTGACAGCAGCGGTGATTGCAGAGTACCTTAAAAAATTCTTTGCTCGTACTTCTAGAACTTC is a genomic window containing:
- the LOC104752199 gene encoding GLABROUS1 enhancer-binding protein-like; translated protein: MVSPKHLELYSSGGAADSDDTFSKQISPRNPSSKRAAASDAAEEEATKKKKKKKKKKKTTTKLGSPLFIRIWNEEDELAVLKGLVDYRAKTGFQSKIDWDAFYRFLGSSIAEKFSKEQVLGKIRKLKRRFLVHLEKINQGCDPKFTRSSDSEAFGFSMMIWGQNEVGHDDDDGMDKEMLKDQEEPLNGEEMFKAHEDVANTERLNENGAAKVTETAGKESHDDDDDELCAVRDAFETVMSQGLSGYQKKLQLEKLMNIGNCKRRELSDEWKALCVEERKLNIKKLRFSAKLAEAANDG